The Immundisolibacter cernigliae genome has a window encoding:
- the nifD gene encoding nitrogenase molybdenum-iron protein alpha chain, translated as MSLTVEQTKERNKALIDEVLEVYPDKTAKRRGKHLGTFEEGKSDCGVKSNVKSVPGVMTIRGCAYAGSKGVVWGPIKDMIHISHGPVGCGQYSWAARRNYYIGTTGVDTFVTMQFTSDFQEKDIVFGGDKKLAKIIDEIEVLFPLNHGITVQSECPIGLIGDDIEAVSKAKSKEYEGKTIVPVRCEGFRGVSQSLGHHIANDSIRDWVFDKLDPDRPAPFESTPYDVAIIGDYNIGGDAWSSRILLEEMGLRVVAQWSGDGSIAELENTPKAKLNVLHCYRSMNYISRHMEEKYGIPWVEYNFFGPTKIAESLREIAGHFDDKIKEGAERVIAKYQPLMQAVIDKYRPRLEGKKVMLFVGGLRPRHVIGAYEDLGMEVIGTGYEFGHNDDYQRTTHYVKDGTLIYDDVTGYEFEKFVEALEPDLVASGIKEKYVFQKMGYPFRQMHSWDYSGPYHGYDGFAIFARDMDMAINSPVWALTKTPWK; from the coding sequence ATGAGCCTGACAGTCGAACAAACCAAAGAGCGCAACAAGGCGCTCATCGACGAAGTGCTGGAGGTCTATCCGGATAAGACCGCCAAGCGCCGCGGCAAGCATCTGGGCACTTTCGAGGAAGGCAAGTCCGACTGCGGCGTCAAATCCAACGTCAAGTCCGTGCCTGGCGTGATGACCATTCGCGGCTGCGCCTACGCCGGTTCCAAGGGCGTGGTGTGGGGTCCGATCAAGGACATGATCCACATCTCCCACGGCCCGGTGGGTTGCGGCCAGTATTCCTGGGCGGCGCGGCGCAATTACTACATCGGCACCACTGGCGTGGACACCTTCGTGACCATGCAGTTCACGTCCGACTTCCAGGAAAAGGACATCGTCTTTGGCGGCGACAAGAAGCTCGCCAAGATCATCGACGAGATCGAGGTACTGTTTCCGCTCAACCACGGCATCACGGTGCAGTCCGAATGCCCCATCGGTCTGATCGGCGACGACATCGAGGCGGTGTCCAAGGCCAAGTCCAAGGAATACGAAGGCAAGACCATCGTGCCGGTGCGCTGCGAGGGCTTTCGCGGCGTGTCGCAGTCGCTGGGCCATCACATCGCCAACGACTCGATCCGCGACTGGGTATTCGACAAGCTCGATCCGGACCGTCCGGCGCCGTTCGAGAGCACGCCCTACGACGTCGCCATCATCGGCGACTACAACATCGGCGGCGATGCCTGGTCCTCGCGCATCCTGCTGGAGGAAATGGGCCTGCGCGTGGTGGCGCAGTGGTCCGGCGATGGCTCCATCGCCGAGCTGGAGAACACGCCCAAGGCGAAACTGAACGTGCTGCACTGCTACCGGTCGATGAACTACATCAGCCGGCACATGGAAGAGAAGTACGGGATTCCGTGGGTGGAATACAACTTCTTCGGCCCGACCAAGATCGCTGAATCGCTGCGCGAGATCGCCGGTCATTTCGACGACAAGATCAAGGAAGGCGCCGAGCGGGTCATCGCCAAGTATCAACCCCTGATGCAGGCGGTGATCGACAAGTACCGCCCGCGCCTGGAAGGCAAGAAGGTGATGCTGTTCGTCGGCGGCCTGCGCCCACGGCACGTCATCGGTGCCTACGAGGATCTGGGCATGGAGGTGATCGGAACCGGTTACGAGTTCGGCCACAACGACGACTATCAGCGCACCACCCACTATGTGAAGGACGGCACGCTGATCTACGACGACGTCACCGGCTATGAGTTCGAGAAGTTCGTCGAGGCGCTGGAGCCCGACCTGGTGGCTTCCGGCATCAAGGAAAAGTACGTCTTCCAGAAGATGGGCTATCCGTTCCGCCAGATGCACTCCTGGGATTACTCGGGTCCGTATCACGGCTATGACGGCTTTGCCATTTTCGCCCGCGACATGGACATGGCCATCAACAGCCCGGTGTGGGCGCTGACCAAGACACCCTGGAAATAG
- the nifK gene encoding nitrogenase molybdenum-iron protein subunit beta: MSQNADNVVDHFNLFRSPEYVDMFKTKKENFENAEPTDRVEEIREWTKTWDYREKNFARDSLTVNPAKACQPLGAVFVAVGFESTLPFVHGSQGCVAYYRSHFSRHFKEPSSCVSSSMTEDAAVFGGLNNMIDGLANAYSMYKPKMIAVSTTCMAEVIGDDLNAFIKNAKEKGSVPEEFDVPFAHTPAFVGSHITGYDNALLGVIKHFWDGKAGTVPVPERVPNEKINFVGGFDGYTVGNQREIKRIFDLMGVEHTLLCDASDVWDTPTDGEFRMYDGGTTLEDAAAALNAKATVSMQEYCTSKTLEFCASKGQEVLAFNHPVGVAGTDQFLMGISKLTGKEIPEALAKERGRLVDAIADSSAHIHGKKFAIYGDPDLCYGLAAFLLELGAEPTHVLATNGGKDWAEKMQALFDSSPFGKGCHAYAGKDLWHMRSLLFTEPVDFLIGNTYGKYLERDTGTPLIRIGFPVFDRHHHHRYPVWGYQGAMNVLVWILDKIFDEIDKNTIVPAKTDYSFDIIR; encoded by the coding sequence ATGAGCCAGAACGCCGACAACGTGGTCGATCATTTCAACCTGTTCCGGAGTCCGGAATACGTGGACATGTTCAAGACCAAGAAAGAGAACTTCGAAAACGCCGAACCCACCGACCGGGTCGAGGAAATCCGCGAGTGGACCAAGACCTGGGACTACCGGGAAAAGAACTTCGCCCGCGATTCGCTGACGGTCAACCCGGCCAAGGCCTGCCAGCCGCTGGGCGCGGTGTTCGTCGCAGTGGGTTTTGAAAGCACCCTGCCGTTCGTGCACGGCTCGCAGGGTTGCGTCGCCTATTACCGCTCGCACTTCTCGCGTCACTTCAAGGAGCCCAGTTCCTGCGTGTCGTCCAGCATGACCGAGGACGCGGCGGTATTCGGCGGCCTCAACAACATGATCGACGGCCTGGCCAATGCCTACAGCATGTACAAGCCCAAGATGATCGCCGTGTCCACCACCTGCATGGCCGAGGTGATCGGCGATGACCTGAACGCCTTCATCAAGAATGCCAAGGAAAAGGGCTCGGTGCCGGAAGAATTCGACGTGCCCTTCGCGCACACCCCGGCCTTCGTCGGCAGCCACATCACCGGCTACGACAATGCGCTGCTGGGCGTGATCAAGCACTTCTGGGACGGCAAGGCCGGCACCGTGCCGGTGCCCGAGCGCGTGCCCAATGAGAAGATCAATTTCGTCGGCGGCTTCGACGGCTACACCGTCGGCAACCAGCGCGAAATCAAGCGCATCTTCGACCTGATGGGCGTCGAACACACCCTGCTGTGCGATGCGTCGGACGTGTGGGACACGCCCACCGACGGCGAATTCCGCATGTACGACGGCGGCACCACGCTGGAAGATGCGGCGGCGGCGCTGAACGCCAAGGCCACCGTCTCGATGCAGGAATACTGCACCAGCAAGACGCTGGAGTTCTGCGCCAGCAAGGGCCAGGAAGTGCTGGCTTTCAACCACCCGGTAGGGGTGGCCGGCACCGACCAGTTCCTGATGGGCATCTCCAAGCTCACCGGCAAGGAAATCCCGGAGGCACTCGCCAAGGAACGCGGCCGGTTGGTGGACGCCATCGCCGACTCCAGCGCCCACATCCACGGCAAGAAGTTCGCCATCTATGGCGATCCGGACCTGTGCTATGGCCTGGCCGCCTTCCTGCTGGAACTGGGCGCCGAGCCGACCCACGTACTGGCCACCAACGGCGGCAAGGACTGGGCCGAGAAGATGCAGGCGCTGTTCGACAGCTCGCCCTTCGGTAAGGGCTGCCATGCCTACGCCGGCAAGGACCTGTGGCACATGCGCTCGCTGCTGTTCACCGAGCCGGTCGACTTCCTGATCGGCAACACCTACGGCAAGTATCTGGAGCGCGACACCGGCACGCCGCTGATCCGCATCGGCTTCCCGGTGTTCGACCGCCACCACCACCACCGCTACCCGGTGTGGGGCTACCAGGGCGCCATGAACGTGCTGGTATGGATCCTGGACAAGATCTTCGACGAGATCGACAAGAACACCATCGTGCCGGCCAAGACCGACTACAGCTTCGACATCATCCGCTGA
- a CDS encoding ATP-binding protein, translating into MPHWLLNREEMLSMLLDRSDDNAPNQAMRFTNFVFEQKRKVLEGFNLTDVLASFTVDSPVPYDLKAVKASLQNDDQEMVSGSSGRDKQGPWYGKLTRFISRLEAKIADRRYGFLFQPPAATESYEWLQSFAESFLSTKSGARSGIKVVDFSEVPSDVLPTVVSVLARVLYDVQFWMQAESRTPVCLVCDEAHLYLPVRSDADAAAKRALDTFERIAKEGRKYGFALLVVSQRPSDVSKKILSQCNNFIALRLTNEQDQSAVKSVMPDSMAGIADVLPLLDIGEAIVLGDSILLPSRIKLDKPKATPLSLTKNFWREWGEKASNAGAIKAAVESLRRQSKGAAKE; encoded by the coding sequence TTGCCACATTGGCTGCTCAATCGGGAAGAAATGCTGTCGATGTTGCTTGATCGAAGCGATGACAACGCGCCAAATCAGGCGATGCGTTTTACCAACTTTGTCTTTGAACAAAAGCGAAAAGTCCTTGAAGGTTTTAATTTAACGGATGTCCTTGCATCGTTTACGGTCGATTCACCAGTTCCATACGATCTGAAAGCTGTCAAGGCAAGCTTGCAGAACGACGACCAAGAGATGGTCTCGGGATCTTCTGGTAGAGATAAGCAAGGGCCATGGTATGGCAAACTGACGAGATTTATTAGTCGTCTTGAAGCGAAGATCGCGGACCGGCGATACGGGTTTCTTTTTCAGCCACCTGCCGCCACAGAGTCATATGAGTGGCTCCAGTCTTTTGCCGAGTCGTTTCTATCGACAAAAAGCGGGGCGCGCTCTGGAATTAAGGTCGTTGATTTCTCCGAGGTCCCGTCTGACGTCCTGCCAACAGTTGTTAGTGTCCTGGCGAGAGTGCTTTACGACGTTCAGTTTTGGATGCAAGCGGAATCGCGCACCCCGGTTTGTCTAGTGTGCGATGAAGCACATTTGTACCTGCCTGTTCGATCTGATGCAGATGCTGCCGCGAAGCGTGCGCTTGACACCTTCGAGCGCATCGCGAAAGAAGGCCGAAAGTATGGGTTTGCGTTGTTAGTGGTAAGCCAACGCCCGTCAGATGTGAGCAAAAAAATTCTTAGCCAGTGCAACAATTTCATTGCACTGCGGCTGACAAACGAACAGGATCAGTCAGCGGTGAAATCTGTGATGCCCGACAGCATGGCCGGTATTGCTGACGTTCTGCCACTATTGGACATTGGCGAGGCAATCGTTCTTGGAGATTCAATTCTGTTACCGTCACGCATTAAACTGGACAAACCCAAAGCAACACCATTGAGCCTCACCAAAAATTTCTGGCGCGAGTGGGGTGAAAAAGCATCTAACGCTGGTGCAATCAAGGCCGCCGTAGAAAGCTTAAGACGGCAAAGTAAAGGAGCTGCTAAAGAATAA
- a CDS encoding IS5 family transposase, whose product MQTSFSDLEYAGKKKQTRRERFLAQLQAVTPWAQLEAALAPFYPAGKGPGRPPLGLSRMLRMYVAQQCFGLSDEGIEDAVYDSHAIRCFIGIDLAREAAPDATTLLKFRRLLEDQGLSRVIFETIRDHLARQGLLLREGTLVDATLIAAPPSTKNRDRARDPDMHQAKKGNQWHFGMKAHIGVDLDSGLVHTVLTTPANVNDVTQAHALLHGQETDALGDAGYQGVAKRPENRDTPVTWHVALRPGVRRALPDDALGRLQERIEQVKASLRAKVEHPFHIIKNLFKHRKARYRGLAKNQAQLFTLFGLANVVIAGWRLRARHTLRAS is encoded by the coding sequence ATGCAAACGAGCTTTTCCGACCTCGAGTACGCCGGCAAGAAGAAGCAGACGCGCCGCGAGCGCTTCCTGGCGCAGCTGCAGGCGGTGACGCCGTGGGCGCAGCTGGAGGCGGCGCTGGCGCCGTTCTACCCGGCCGGCAAGGGCCCGGGCCGCCCGCCGCTGGGGCTGTCGCGCATGCTGCGCATGTACGTGGCGCAGCAGTGCTTTGGGCTGTCGGACGAGGGCATCGAGGACGCCGTGTACGACAGCCACGCCATCCGCTGCTTCATCGGCATCGACCTGGCCCGCGAGGCGGCGCCGGATGCGACCACGCTGCTGAAGTTCCGCCGCCTGCTGGAAGATCAGGGTCTGAGCCGGGTGATCTTCGAGACGATTCGCGATCACCTGGCCCGCCAGGGCCTGCTGCTGCGTGAGGGCACCCTCGTGGATGCGACGCTGATCGCCGCCCCGCCGTCGACCAAGAACCGCGACCGGGCGCGCGATCCGGACATGCATCAGGCCAAGAAGGGGAACCAGTGGCACTTTGGCATGAAGGCGCACATCGGGGTCGACCTGGACTCGGGGCTGGTGCACACGGTGCTGACCACGCCGGCCAACGTCAACGACGTGACCCAGGCGCACGCCCTGCTGCACGGGCAGGAAACGGACGCGCTGGGCGATGCCGGCTACCAGGGCGTAGCCAAGCGCCCGGAGAATCGGGACACGCCGGTCACCTGGCACGTGGCGCTGCGCCCGGGCGTGCGCCGGGCCCTGCCCGATGACGCGCTGGGCCGCCTGCAGGAACGGATCGAACAGGTCAAGGCGAGCCTGCGGGCCAAGGTCGAGCATCCGTTTCACATCATCAAGAACCTGTTCAAGCACCGCAAGGCGCGTTACCGGGGGCTGGCCAAGAACCAGGCGCAGCTGTTCACGCTGTTCGGCCTGGCCAACGTGGTGATTGCCGGCTGGCGCCTTCGGGCGCGGCACACCCTCCGTGCGTCCTGA
- a CDS encoding helicase HerA domain-containing protein gives MPLDSGANLTSFMGVLSQDVPADKALRLGHFAIDPSAEAVADGDRFFQRHAAILGSTGSGKSYTVAALLERANTLNYPNIVLLDMHGEYASLAKDLPDGYAEYLKIAGPGDLGKR, from the coding sequence ATGCCACTTGATTCAGGGGCAAACCTTACGTCATTCATGGGTGTGTTGTCTCAGGATGTTCCCGCCGACAAAGCTCTCCGTTTAGGCCACTTTGCTATAGACCCATCCGCCGAGGCTGTGGCGGATGGCGACCGGTTCTTTCAGCGACATGCTGCAATTCTTGGCAGCACAGGTAGTGGCAAGAGTTACACGGTTGCGGCTCTACTCGAACGCGCGAACACCCTGAACTATCCAAATATTGTGCTTCTTGATATGCATGGCGAGTACGCGTCCTTGGCAAAAGACCTGCCGGACGGGTACGCCGAGTATTTGAAGATCGCGGGGCCCGGTGATCTAGGGAAACGCTGA
- a CDS encoding SIR2 family protein, which translates to MALELSEVKRQLQDHLQEGLLLVVGTGLSIAEGIPGMWPLGEHLKKVIPPQLASAPDPAWDDVVAALNAGDHLEAAMGKTNFKATTVDAIIEATAQLILEKELEVFTQVIAGAKTLPFTTFVKHLFKGGRKFHLITPNYDRLVELATEAAGIGVDTRFAGNLFGYSDPKRSADAHRESYMAGKNAAFRPIANLCVYKPHGSLDWFDVGGKVVRCPINAGKTPIIITPGASKYRESFRWAFDDQRTSGNRGVANTTRVMFMGYGFNDDHLEQHICPNLKLTKPTVIMTMELSDNARKAIANSGGIQVIALSAVSSTDLRTCITISVGETLIVDEQLWHLDGFNKGVI; encoded by the coding sequence GTGGCACTCGAACTCTCGGAAGTTAAGCGACAGCTTCAAGACCATCTGCAAGAAGGTCTTCTGCTTGTGGTTGGGACCGGGCTGTCTATCGCGGAGGGCATACCTGGCATGTGGCCGCTCGGGGAGCACTTGAAGAAGGTAATTCCGCCTCAATTGGCATCAGCGCCCGATCCGGCTTGGGATGATGTCGTCGCAGCGTTGAATGCTGGTGACCATCTTGAAGCGGCAATGGGTAAAACGAATTTCAAGGCCACAACGGTCGATGCGATTATTGAAGCGACCGCACAGCTGATTCTCGAAAAAGAGCTGGAGGTTTTTACCCAAGTGATTGCTGGTGCCAAAACACTCCCGTTCACAACGTTTGTTAAGCACCTATTCAAGGGTGGGCGGAAGTTTCATCTCATAACGCCTAACTATGACCGATTGGTCGAGTTGGCCACAGAGGCAGCAGGAATCGGTGTCGACACTCGGTTCGCAGGGAATCTCTTCGGCTATTCCGACCCAAAACGTTCGGCTGACGCGCATCGAGAGTCGTACATGGCAGGAAAAAATGCTGCTTTCCGCCCCATCGCGAACCTATGTGTCTACAAACCACACGGTAGCCTCGACTGGTTTGATGTGGGTGGAAAAGTCGTCAGGTGCCCAATAAATGCGGGAAAAACGCCGATTATCATTACGCCAGGGGCAAGCAAATACAGAGAAAGTTTTCGCTGGGCATTCGACGATCAGCGCACTTCAGGCAATCGTGGCGTCGCCAACACGACCCGGGTTATGTTCATGGGTTACGGCTTTAACGACGATCATTTGGAACAGCATATTTGTCCAAATCTGAAGCTTACCAAGCCGACAGTGATAATGACGATGGAACTCTCTGACAATGCTCGGAAGGCGATTGCCAATAGCGGCGGAATTCAAGTAATTGCGCTGAGTGCAGTTTCTAGCACCGATCTACGGACTTGCATTACAATTTCGGTCGGAGAAACCCTCATCGTAGATGAGCAGCTCTGGCATCTGGATGGATTCAATAAAGGAGTGATCTGA
- a CDS encoding DUF2130 domain-containing protein → MTEPTITCPNCKTEIRLTESLAAPLIAATRQQFERQLAQKDEDIAKREQGIRDKEKQIADAKRTLDEQVADQVAAQLKAERARVVAEESKKAKQAAATELEGKARELAELQEVLKARNEKLAEAQKAQAELIKKQRELDDAKRELELTVEKRVQDGLSVIRSQARKEAEDEQKLKVMEKEQTIAAMQKQIEDLKRRAEQGSQQLQGEVQELELENLLRAKFPFDSIEPVPKGEFGGDVLHRVVSQGGQSAGTMLWEFKRTKNWSDGWLAKLRDDQRTAKAEVSILVSQALPKGVETFEVVDGVWVTHPRAALPVAAILRHTLLQVSMARQVSEGQQTKTAMVYQYLTGPRFRQRVEAIVEAFSSMQEDLDKERKVIMKQWAKREEQIERVMGATVGMYGDLQGIAGKSLQEIEGLEFPALEVSSVHES, encoded by the coding sequence ATGACCGAACCCACGATTACCTGCCCGAACTGCAAGACTGAAATCCGGCTGACGGAATCCCTCGCCGCGCCTCTGATCGCAGCGACGCGCCAGCAGTTCGAGCGGCAGCTCGCACAAAAGGACGAGGACATTGCCAAGCGCGAACAAGGCATCCGCGACAAGGAAAAGCAGATCGCCGACGCCAAGCGCACGCTGGATGAACAGGTGGCCGATCAGGTCGCCGCACAACTGAAGGCCGAGCGCGCCCGCGTTGTCGCCGAAGAATCGAAGAAAGCGAAGCAGGCTGCTGCGACGGAACTCGAAGGCAAGGCGCGCGAACTTGCCGAACTTCAGGAAGTGCTCAAAGCTCGCAACGAAAAACTGGCCGAGGCCCAGAAGGCCCAGGCAGAACTCATCAAGAAGCAGCGCGAACTCGACGACGCCAAGCGCGAACTCGAACTCACCGTCGAAAAGCGCGTGCAGGACGGCCTGAGCGTAATCCGCAGCCAAGCGAGGAAAGAGGCCGAGGACGAACAGAAACTCAAGGTAATGGAGAAGGAACAGACCATTGCCGCGATGCAGAAACAGATCGAAGACCTCAAGCGCCGGGCCGAGCAGGGCTCGCAGCAATTGCAGGGCGAAGTGCAGGAACTGGAACTGGAAAACCTGCTGCGCGCCAAATTCCCCTTCGACAGCATCGAACCCGTGCCCAAGGGCGAATTCGGCGGTGACGTGCTGCACCGGGTCGTCAGCCAGGGCGGCCAGTCCGCCGGCACGATGTTGTGGGAATTCAAGCGCACCAAGAACTGGAGCGACGGCTGGCTTGCCAAGCTGCGCGACGACCAGCGTACCGCCAAGGCCGAAGTATCCATCCTCGTCAGCCAGGCCTTGCCCAAGGGCGTCGAAACCTTCGAAGTCGTCGATGGCGTATGGGTCACCCACCCGCGCGCCGCCCTGCCGGTCGCCGCCATCCTGCGCCACACCCTGCTCCAGGTGAGCATGGCGCGGCAGGTGTCTGAAGGCCAGCAGACGAAGACCGCGATGGTCTACCAGTACCTCACCGGCCCGCGCTTCCGCCAGCGGGTCGAGGCCATCGTCGAGGCCTTCTCGTCCATGCAGGAAGATCTCGACAAGGAACGCAAGGTCATCATGAAACAATGGGCCAAGCGCGAGGAACAAATCGAGCGCGTGATGGGCGCGACGGTGGGGATGTATGGGGACTTGCAGGGGATTGCGGGGAAGTCGTTGCAGGAGATTGAGGGGCTTGAATTCCCAGCCCTCGAAGTGTCCAGCGTACATGAGAGTTAA
- a CDS encoding KilA-N domain-containing protein — translation MKKQTLVVQGAEVAIVSRHEKDFISLTDMVRKFGDESILYNWLRNRNTVEFLGIWEQIYNPAFKPLEFERFKNQAGLNSFSLSPKKWIEATGAIGLYAKSGRGGGTFAHRDIAFEFGSWLSPEFKLYLIKEFQRLKDAEARTEALEWNFQRTLAKVNYKIHTDAIKERLIPPRLTKAQTSMVYASEADLLNAALFGATAAQWRQANPGQTGNMRDAATLEQLVVLSNLESINAVLIHQGMAAPERLAQLNAIAITQMRSLVGMPAVKRLGAKNTPKEIEP, via the coding sequence ATGAAGAAGCAGACGCTCGTAGTGCAGGGTGCCGAAGTCGCCATCGTCAGTCGCCACGAAAAGGATTTCATCTCACTGACAGACATGGTCAGGAAATTCGGCGATGAAAGCATCCTGTACAACTGGCTGCGCAACCGGAACACCGTCGAGTTTCTGGGCATCTGGGAGCAAATCTACAACCCGGCCTTTAAACCTCTCGAATTCGAAAGGTTTAAAAATCAGGCGGGCCTGAACAGCTTTTCGCTGTCACCCAAGAAATGGATAGAGGCCACAGGCGCCATCGGGCTTTATGCCAAGTCAGGCCGGGGTGGCGGCACCTTTGCCCACCGCGATATCGCCTTCGAGTTCGGGTCCTGGCTGAGCCCGGAATTCAAACTCTACCTCATCAAGGAATTCCAGCGCCTCAAGGATGCGGAAGCCCGCACCGAAGCATTGGAGTGGAACTTCCAGCGCACGCTGGCCAAGGTCAACTACAAGATCCACACCGACGCCATCAAGGAACGCCTGATCCCTCCGCGCCTGACCAAGGCGCAGACTAGCATGGTGTATGCCAGCGAAGCCGACTTGCTCAACGCCGCCCTGTTCGGTGCCACCGCAGCGCAATGGCGGCAAGCCAACCCCGGCCAGACCGGCAACATGCGCGATGCCGCTACACTGGAACAACTGGTCGTGCTGTCGAATCTGGAAAGCATCAATGCCGTTCTCATCCACCAGGGAATGGCCGCGCCCGAACGCCTGGCGCAGTTGAATGCCATCGCCATCACGCAAATGCGTTCATTGGTCGGCATGCCTGCGGTCAAACGGCTGGGCGCCAAAAATACTCCCAAGGAAATCGAGCCATGA
- a CDS encoding helix-turn-helix domain-containing protein — translation MAIPEGDTVPETRDEILTLDDVAAYLKAGKRTVYRLAQQGEIPAFKLGGTWRFRRFELDRWIADRIHNKKAQAE, via the coding sequence ATGGCCATTCCGGAAGGTGACACAGTGCCCGAGACCCGCGACGAAATCCTCACCCTCGACGACGTAGCCGCGTACCTGAAGGCCGGCAAGCGCACGGTGTATCGCCTGGCGCAGCAGGGCGAGATTCCGGCGTTCAAGCTGGGAGGCACCTGGCGCTTTCGCCGCTTCGAGCTGGATCGCTGGATCGCCGACCGCATCCACAACAAAAAGGCGCAAGCAGAGTGA
- the nifN gene encoding nitrogenase iron-molybdenum cofactor biosynthesis protein NifN: MATVVKSKKACTVNPLKMSQPVGGALAFMGVRGSMPLLHGSQGCTSFGLVLFVRHFRESIPLQTTAMSEVATVLGGFENVEQAVLNIAQRTQPGLIGICSTGVTETKGDDVEGFITLIRERHPELAHIGLVYASTPDFKGAFQDGWAATVTRMVETLVEVPSGPPRRGQVNLLPGCHLTPGDIEELREIIEAFGLVPVILPDLSDSLDGHIPDDFTPTTLGGVTLTDIAGMGRSELTLAIGEQMRPAAAALGAKTGVPYVLFERLTGLVANDAFLMRLSELSGRPVPAKYRRQRSQLEDAMLDGHFFFGGCKVALGAEPDLLFAVGSFLVEMGCRIGAAVTTTESPLLERLPCDEVLIGDLEDLEQRAAGCDLLITHAHGRQMAERLELPFFRLGLPMFDRLGAAHQLTVGYRGTRGLVFDIGNLLLAHGHEPGPDDWRLPDVHEPAAATLAAD; encoded by the coding sequence ATGGCAACCGTCGTCAAATCCAAAAAGGCCTGCACGGTCAATCCGCTCAAGATGAGTCAGCCGGTCGGCGGGGCGCTGGCCTTCATGGGCGTGCGCGGGTCGATGCCGCTGCTGCACGGCTCGCAGGGCTGTACCTCGTTCGGGCTGGTGTTGTTCGTGCGCCATTTCCGCGAGTCGATTCCGCTGCAGACCACCGCCATGAGCGAGGTGGCGACCGTGCTCGGCGGCTTCGAGAACGTCGAGCAGGCGGTGCTGAACATCGCCCAGCGCACCCAGCCCGGCCTGATCGGCATCTGCTCCACCGGCGTCACCGAGACCAAGGGCGACGACGTGGAGGGTTTCATCACCCTGATCCGCGAACGCCACCCGGAACTGGCGCACATTGGCCTGGTGTACGCCTCGACGCCGGACTTCAAGGGCGCGTTTCAGGACGGCTGGGCGGCCACCGTGACGCGCATGGTCGAGACCCTGGTCGAGGTGCCAAGCGGCCCGCCGCGGCGCGGGCAGGTGAACCTGCTGCCCGGCTGCCACCTGACGCCCGGCGACATCGAGGAGCTGCGCGAGATCATCGAGGCGTTCGGCCTTGTGCCCGTGATCCTGCCCGATCTGTCGGACTCGCTGGATGGCCACATCCCGGACGACTTCACGCCCACCACGCTCGGTGGCGTGACGCTCACCGACATCGCCGGCATGGGCCGCTCGGAGCTGACGCTTGCCATCGGCGAGCAGATGCGCCCGGCGGCCGCGGCGCTCGGAGCCAAGACCGGCGTGCCCTACGTGCTGTTCGAGCGCCTGACCGGCCTGGTGGCGAACGACGCCTTTCTGATGCGCTTGTCCGAGCTGTCCGGCCGGCCGGTGCCGGCCAAATACCGCCGCCAGCGCAGTCAGCTCGAGGACGCCATGCTCGACGGGCATTTCTTTTTCGGCGGCTGCAAGGTGGCGCTGGGGGCGGAGCCGGACCTGCTGTTCGCGGTCGGCTCGTTCCTGGTCGAGATGGGCTGCCGGATCGGCGCCGCCGTCACCACCACCGAATCGCCGCTGCTGGAACGCCTGCCCTGTGACGAGGTGCTGATCGGCGACCTCGAAGACCTGGAGCAGCGCGCCGCCGGCTGCGATCTGCTGATCACCCACGCCCACGGCCGGCAGATGGCCGAACGCCTGGAGCTGCCGTTCTTTCGCTTGGGACTGCCGATGTTCGACCGCCTGGGCGCCGCGCATCAGCTGACCGTCGGCTACCGCGGCACGCGCGGGCTGGTATTCGACATCGGCAACCTGCTGTTGGCGCACGGTCACGAGCCGGGGCCGGACGACTGGAGACTCCCCGATGTGCACGAGCCGGCGGCCGCGACGCTTGCGGCTGATTGA
- the nifX gene encoding nitrogen fixation protein NifX — translation MKIAFCTQDLSQVDAHFGWAKNIAIYDVGPDGHRFVEAIQFDGDLQEDGNEDKLAPKLEAIKDCAILYVAAIGGSGAARVVAHGIHPIKVAQPEPIPEILEKLQGVLAGSPPPWLRKALQKGKERTFDLEDEVEHG, via the coding sequence ATGAAAATAGCTTTTTGTACCCAGGATCTCAGCCAGGTGGATGCCCACTTCGGCTGGGCCAAGAACATCGCGATCTACGACGTGGGGCCGGACGGGCACCGCTTCGTGGAGGCGATCCAGTTCGACGGCGACCTGCAGGAAGACGGCAACGAGGACAAGCTGGCGCCCAAGCTGGAGGCCATCAAGGACTGCGCCATTCTGTACGTGGCCGCCATCGGCGGCTCTGGCGCGGCGCGCGTGGTGGCGCATGGAATCCACCCGATCAAGGTGGCGCAGCCGGAGCCGATCCCCGAAATCCTGGAAAAACTGCAAGGCGTGCTGGCCGGCTCGCCGCCGCCGTGGCTGCGCAAGGCGCTGCAGAAGGGCAAGGAACGCACATTCGATCTGGAAGACGAGGTGGAACATGGCTGA